From the Oleiphilus messinensis genome, one window contains:
- a CDS encoding energy transducer TonB family protein yields MHDFDTNRTYRIAFSMAIALVVHATAVALFRNPIQVHDKYTADPIQITLATNASKQTQLTQLNPAPTKPDQPPQVQPTPQANTPAQLTTSANTTRKVTDNRTQDVAGTVNRNTNPDKPPTQNLKDHVRITQPTFHTPEANTSRQLENQTRTDQLNQLDKLSTLFESKSPAAAETSIQSAKMHPLLPAYELELRVHLAKSQYHDKLYPFSRLQQPRSVIMSIQLLSNGALKNASIAIPSGDPDLDQAALRSALSASPYPRPPKTDAKKGFRYEIDVKYVPRN; encoded by the coding sequence ATGCATGACTTTGACACCAATAGAACTTATCGCATTGCCTTCTCGATGGCGATAGCCCTCGTCGTCCATGCAACCGCGGTTGCGTTATTTCGAAACCCGATACAAGTGCATGACAAGTACACCGCAGACCCCATTCAGATTACTCTGGCAACCAACGCATCCAAGCAAACTCAACTTACACAGTTGAATCCCGCTCCAACAAAACCGGATCAACCTCCCCAAGTGCAACCCACCCCCCAAGCAAACACACCGGCGCAGCTTACGACTTCTGCTAATACGACTCGCAAGGTTACAGACAATCGAACTCAGGATGTTGCAGGAACAGTAAACAGGAACACCAATCCAGACAAACCACCGACACAAAACCTGAAAGATCACGTTCGAATTACCCAACCCACATTCCATACACCCGAAGCCAACACCAGTCGGCAACTGGAAAACCAGACCAGAACAGACCAACTCAACCAGCTGGATAAACTCTCGACTTTATTTGAAAGTAAATCCCCAGCGGCTGCAGAAACCAGCATCCAAAGCGCCAAGATGCACCCGCTTTTACCCGCATACGAGCTGGAACTGCGTGTTCACCTGGCAAAATCACAGTACCATGACAAACTTTATCCATTTAGCCGGCTGCAACAACCCCGCTCAGTAATAATGAGCATACAACTACTCTCGAATGGCGCTTTAAAAAATGCGAGTATTGCGATTCCCAGTGGCGATCCGGACCTGGATCAAGCAGCATTACGATCAGCACTTTCTGCGAGCCCCTACCCACGCCCACCAAAAACTGATGCAAAAAAAGGCTTTCGTTACGAAATTGATGTGAAATATGTACCCAGAAACTAG
- a CDS encoding DUF1631 domain-containing protein: MSNLSNIADKDRDVNRQTINLAEVKHINQLLQIVLRQITKVLNQGFETIDDSFFDMANMARSNNEQSRYFDAMREVRLKRKGIESFIQDRLTEAFSGTLNPAFHSAASTQQNLRSCSIDELTLVDSDDLEAQVATETTSTNIRTTYQGALLQFQNRIVELYRRSANAQAPTPLHPDIFCTIMAAGFDDLDVDIKEKLHVLKHFGTICTQRYGEILETANAHLISLGILPNLSFKATDSGPPAQTEIATAAQSWVGEITETEKRIQAESVEAEEDSIETPIENPLDYLRTLLAESRSNTLSDSDTPPPQTKRDVFQNNEVLSMLNRLQQDNLDRYTASIQQQNLNPRDQLIDIHRAAQALVQEKFAQQNSQGTSRPQEAEKTFSQTDDDIINLVSMLFEFILDDYNLAPPIQAQICRLQIPILKVVLKNQSFFNKSTHPARKLLNTLAKSGIGWNEAQRDKRDKLLEQIQYVVRRILDEFDGDINLFETLYVHFNAFLESEEKRAALIEARTKQAELGRLKTQQAQLTVKDTLKTLTQNTNLPAAVLDLLENGWSRVMFLAYLKDEQEQQWEDKLRTAKELVWCMQPHADAAARERWAKVVPILLKRLKKGLQDVSYHTVTIDEQLDLLKQELTDRFKHPEHQTTKPEVMFEHDSALNITSDTALITEDQDPASIASINNIEEGDWLELPLINGNLFRCKLSAIMKDTDTYIFVNRTGLKVMEKSKSELVKDLTEGRLKILQQGHLVDRALNAVTSNLRKMATRAQTA, translated from the coding sequence ATGTCTAACTTGTCCAACATCGCCGACAAGGATCGTGATGTTAACAGACAAACGATCAATCTGGCCGAAGTGAAGCATATCAATCAACTACTTCAAATTGTTCTGCGCCAGATCACAAAGGTCTTGAACCAGGGCTTTGAAACGATCGATGACTCTTTTTTTGATATGGCCAATATGGCTCGTAGCAATAATGAGCAAAGTCGTTACTTTGATGCCATGCGAGAGGTACGATTAAAGCGTAAAGGTATCGAGTCGTTCATTCAGGATCGCCTAACAGAAGCATTTTCGGGAACCCTGAACCCGGCCTTCCACTCTGCCGCATCAACCCAGCAAAATCTACGCAGCTGCAGCATCGACGAGCTCACACTGGTTGATAGCGATGACTTGGAAGCTCAAGTCGCAACAGAAACAACGTCGACCAATATACGCACGACTTATCAGGGCGCACTTCTACAGTTTCAAAATCGCATTGTAGAACTCTATCGACGCAGTGCAAATGCCCAGGCTCCAACCCCCTTGCACCCGGACATATTCTGCACCATCATGGCTGCAGGGTTCGATGATCTCGACGTCGACATCAAAGAAAAATTACACGTTCTCAAGCACTTCGGCACTATTTGTACGCAGCGATATGGTGAAATCCTTGAAACCGCCAACGCACACTTGATCAGCCTAGGAATTCTACCCAACCTTAGCTTCAAAGCGACCGACAGCGGCCCCCCAGCTCAGACTGAAATCGCCACTGCAGCTCAATCCTGGGTGGGCGAAATTACAGAAACAGAGAAAAGAATTCAAGCCGAGTCTGTCGAGGCGGAAGAAGACAGCATCGAAACTCCGATTGAAAACCCGCTAGACTATCTACGCACTCTGCTGGCAGAATCACGATCCAACACCTTAAGTGATAGTGACACACCTCCGCCGCAAACCAAACGGGACGTGTTCCAGAATAATGAAGTCCTGTCCATGCTGAATCGCCTGCAACAGGACAACCTTGATCGCTATACAGCATCAATTCAACAACAAAACCTGAACCCACGGGATCAGCTCATTGACATTCACCGGGCAGCTCAAGCACTGGTACAGGAAAAATTTGCACAGCAAAATTCGCAGGGAACCTCCCGTCCTCAGGAGGCAGAGAAGACGTTCTCTCAAACCGATGACGATATTATCAATCTAGTGTCTATGTTATTTGAGTTTATACTCGATGATTATAACCTTGCCCCCCCGATACAGGCCCAGATTTGTCGATTACAGATCCCCATCCTGAAAGTGGTCTTGAAAAATCAGTCCTTTTTCAACAAAAGCACGCATCCTGCCCGAAAATTGTTAAACACCCTGGCAAAATCAGGCATTGGCTGGAACGAAGCCCAGCGGGACAAACGAGACAAACTCCTGGAACAAATCCAGTACGTCGTGCGACGAATACTGGATGAATTTGATGGCGACATCAACTTGTTTGAAACACTCTACGTGCACTTTAATGCCTTTCTGGAAAGCGAAGAAAAGCGTGCGGCATTGATAGAAGCACGCACCAAACAGGCAGAATTGGGCCGCTTGAAAACACAGCAGGCGCAATTAACCGTAAAAGACACACTCAAGACCCTGACCCAAAATACCAACCTTCCAGCCGCTGTGCTTGATCTACTGGAAAATGGCTGGAGCCGGGTAATGTTTTTGGCTTACCTTAAAGATGAGCAGGAACAACAATGGGAAGACAAACTGCGAACTGCGAAAGAGCTCGTTTGGTGTATGCAACCCCATGCTGATGCTGCAGCCCGGGAACGATGGGCGAAGGTGGTACCCATTCTGTTAAAACGCCTGAAGAAAGGCCTACAGGATGTCTCGTACCACACAGTAACAATCGATGAGCAACTCGATCTATTGAAGCAAGAACTGACTGACCGCTTCAAACACCCCGAACATCAAACAACCAAACCCGAAGTGATGTTTGAGCATGATTCTGCGCTAAACATAACGTCAGATACAGCCCTGATAACTGAAGATCAGGATCCCGCTTCCATTGCCAGCATAAACAACATCGAAGAAGGCGACTGGCTTGAGCTCCCCCTCATTAATGGCAACTTGTTTCGCTGCAAACTTTCAGCAATCATGAAAGACACCGACACCTATATTTTTGTAAATCGGACCGGCCTGAAAGTCATGGAAAAAAGCAAGTCAGAATTGGTTAAAGACTTAACTGAAGGCCGCCTGAAAATCCTCCAACAAGGACACCTTGTGGACCGCGCACTGAACGCAGTGACCTCGAATTTAAGGAAAATGGCGACCAGAGCGCAAACCGCTTAG
- a CDS encoding HlyC/CorC family transporter has translation MNDASLYLLFSILGVLIVLSGFFSSSETGMMSLNRYRLKHLKKSGHKGAIRASKLLARTDQLIGVILIGNNFVNILASSIATIIAIRLWGDAGIAIATTILTIVILIFAEVTPKTIAALYPERIAFPASILLIPLLKLLYPFVWAVNLITNGLLKLLGINSTANQKDHLSREELRTLVNEAGALIPKKHQDMLVGILDLEKVTVDDIMVPRNEIIGIDIEDDLDEIIRQIRASQHTRLPVYRKDMNDVIGILHLRNLAKFFTSEEKNKAILLQECREPYFIPEGTPLHTQLYHFQKQKRRIGIVVDEYGDVQGIATLEDILEEIVGEFTTDFSANSPDITPLEGNGFLVDGTTTIRYVNKRLGWKLPMSGPKTMNGLIIEYLEYIPDNPICLTLHNHRIEIKHVKDNFIKTIRVLPDD, from the coding sequence TTGAACGACGCATCGCTGTATCTACTGTTCTCGATCCTGGGCGTACTGATTGTCTTATCCGGCTTTTTCTCAAGCTCGGAAACCGGAATGATGTCATTAAACCGTTATCGCCTGAAACACTTGAAAAAAAGCGGACACAAAGGCGCCATCCGAGCCAGTAAACTGTTGGCCCGGACAGACCAACTGATTGGGGTCATTCTGATTGGCAATAACTTTGTTAATATTCTGGCATCCTCCATCGCTACAATTATTGCGATTCGACTCTGGGGTGATGCCGGCATCGCCATTGCCACAACCATTCTGACGATCGTGATCCTGATCTTCGCCGAAGTTACGCCCAAAACGATAGCAGCACTTTATCCCGAACGCATCGCCTTCCCGGCATCGATTCTACTCATCCCCCTGCTAAAACTGCTCTACCCCTTTGTCTGGGCAGTCAACCTCATCACCAACGGGTTACTTAAACTGCTCGGCATCAACAGCACTGCCAACCAGAAAGATCACCTCAGCCGCGAAGAATTGCGTACCCTTGTCAACGAAGCCGGAGCGTTAATTCCCAAGAAACACCAAGATATGCTGGTCGGAATACTGGATCTGGAGAAAGTCACCGTAGATGACATAATGGTTCCGAGAAACGAGATAATTGGCATCGATATTGAAGACGATCTTGATGAAATAATTCGCCAGATTCGTGCCTCTCAACATACTCGACTGCCAGTATATCGCAAAGATATGAACGACGTTATCGGCATACTCCACCTCCGAAATCTGGCTAAATTTTTTACCTCCGAAGAAAAAAACAAGGCAATACTACTGCAAGAGTGTCGCGAGCCTTATTTTATACCCGAGGGAACCCCCTTACATACTCAGCTGTACCACTTTCAAAAGCAAAAACGTCGAATCGGCATTGTCGTGGATGAATACGGTGATGTTCAGGGCATTGCAACACTGGAAGACATTCTGGAAGAGATCGTTGGTGAATTCACAACAGACTTTTCAGCCAACAGCCCAGATATCACACCACTGGAAGGCAACGGATTTCTGGTGGATGGCACAACGACAATTCGCTATGTCAACAAACGGCTCGGCTGGAAATTGCCGATGAGCGGCCCAAAAACAATGAACGGCTTGATTATTGAGTATCTGGAATACATACCTGACAACCCAATATGCCTGACCTTGCACAACCACCGCATTGAAATAAAACATGTGAAGGACAATTTCATCAAAACAATCAGGGTATTACCTGATGACTGA
- a CDS encoding cytochrome C assembly family protein: MNILLLGLSSATLYLFGTIYQWLVFNRKIESRTFISLTTAALAILSHGVLTIVLIRTEQGLDFSFFKASLLIAVLVSTTLFALNFKKPMQNLILAANPICIITIICVLAIDVPSHQLETQSAGILTHITLSVFAYSVFTLSAAQAALLHLQNQALKKHSSHLILKNLPPLQTMERVLFELLTTGVVLLGLAIVAGFLFVDDIFAQHLVHKTAFSLLAFMLFAVLLGGRKRYGWRGATASKWTLWGCLFLMLGYFGSKFALEFLLSKR, from the coding sequence ATGAACATTCTGCTTCTTGGTCTTTCTTCGGCAACACTCTATTTGTTCGGTACAATTTACCAGTGGCTCGTATTCAACCGCAAAATTGAAAGCCGGACATTCATTAGCCTGACCACTGCCGCACTGGCAATATTAAGTCATGGCGTATTGACCATTGTACTCATTAGAACCGAGCAAGGCCTGGATTTCAGTTTTTTTAAGGCCTCTTTACTCATTGCCGTTCTCGTCAGCACGACACTTTTCGCGCTGAACTTTAAAAAACCAATGCAGAATCTGATCTTGGCCGCCAATCCAATCTGCATTATTACTATTATTTGCGTTTTAGCTATCGATGTCCCATCACACCAACTTGAAACACAAAGTGCCGGCATCCTTACCCATATCACGCTCTCGGTTTTCGCTTATAGTGTATTCACCCTTTCGGCAGCCCAGGCTGCATTACTTCACCTGCAAAACCAGGCCCTTAAAAAACACTCAAGCCACTTGATCTTGAAAAATCTCCCCCCACTACAGACCATGGAACGAGTATTGTTCGAACTGCTGACTACCGGTGTCGTGCTGCTCGGACTGGCGATCGTGGCAGGCTTTCTCTTTGTGGACGACATTTTCGCGCAACACCTGGTCCACAAAACGGCATTTTCACTACTCGCGTTTATGTTGTTTGCAGTGTTACTGGGTGGCCGAAAGCGCTACGGCTGGAGGGGCGCTACAGCCAGCAAATGGACCCTATGGGGTTGCCTTTTCCTGATGCTTGGCTATTTCGGGAGCAAGTTTGCACTGGAATTTTTACTCAGCAAGCGCTAA